The Mycolicibacterium mageritense genome contains a region encoding:
- a CDS encoding cutinase family protein, whose protein sequence is MSSVSLLRKSARVAAIASTLVSAALPLAVAAPAAAEPCSDVEVIFARGTNDAPGLGRPGQAFADALSSRLGGRTVSTYAVNYPASYDFLAAADGANDAAARISTLAATCPSTRVVLGGYSQGAAVVDMLAGIPPLGNRVGEIGSAPPLEGSLVPQVAAVAVFGNPATKFGNPITSSVFGGKAIDLCKDGDPICSRGRNPFAHSDYVTAGLTDQAANFVAGIV, encoded by the coding sequence ATGTCGTCCGTGAGTCTCCTCCGGAAATCGGCCCGGGTGGCCGCAATCGCATCGACACTGGTCAGCGCGGCCCTGCCGCTGGCTGTCGCCGCGCCGGCCGCGGCCGAACCGTGTTCCGACGTCGAGGTCATCTTCGCCCGCGGCACCAACGATGCCCCCGGTCTCGGACGGCCCGGGCAGGCCTTCGCCGACGCGTTGTCGTCCCGGCTCGGCGGCCGCACGGTGTCCACGTACGCGGTCAACTACCCCGCGAGCTACGACTTCCTGGCGGCCGCCGACGGCGCCAACGACGCCGCTGCCCGCATCTCCACCCTGGCGGCCACGTGCCCGTCCACGCGCGTGGTGCTCGGCGGTTACTCCCAGGGCGCGGCAGTCGTCGACATGCTGGCCGGCATCCCGCCGCTCGGCAACAGGGTCGGTGAGATCGGCTCGGCGCCCCCGCTGGAGGGCAGCCTGGTACCCCAGGTCGCCGCCGTGGCCGTGTTCGGCAACCCGGCCACGAAGTTCGGCAACCCGATCACGTCGTCGGTGTTCGGTGGCAAGGCCATTGATCTCTGCAAGGACGGTGATCCCATCTGCTCGCGTGGCCGGAATCCGTTCGCGCACAGCGATTACGTGACGGCGGGCCTGACGGATCAGGCCGCCAATTTCGTCGCAGGCATCGTTTAG
- a CDS encoding cutinase family protein, whose translation MSAALIIALTAVAVPMTASPSMIGTASAAGCPPVEVVFARGRMEPPGPGQVGAAFVNALRTLRGPNISLYPVNYPADTQVDMAANDMSRRVQLMSRKCPRTKLVLGGYSLGAAATDLVLAMPISAFTFNNPLPRGTDRHIAAVALFGNGANWAVPITALSPTYQNRTIDLCHSDDPVCNPSSPYKWQAGWADHLAPGYIRSGMVAQAARFVSARI comes from the coding sequence ATGTCGGCCGCACTGATCATCGCCCTGACTGCCGTCGCGGTGCCAATGACGGCGTCGCCCAGCATGATCGGCACTGCGAGCGCCGCCGGGTGCCCGCCGGTCGAGGTGGTGTTCGCCCGCGGCCGCATGGAGCCCCCAGGTCCCGGACAGGTCGGCGCTGCCTTCGTCAACGCGTTGCGCACCCTGCGGGGCCCGAACATCAGCCTCTATCCGGTGAACTACCCGGCCGACACCCAGGTCGACATGGCCGCCAACGACATGAGCCGACGGGTTCAGTTGATGTCCCGCAAATGTCCGAGAACCAAGCTCGTCCTCGGCGGCTACTCGTTGGGTGCCGCCGCGACGGATCTCGTTCTCGCGATGCCTATTTCGGCGTTCACCTTCAACAACCCGCTGCCGCGGGGCACCGACCGGCACATCGCGGCGGTCGCGTTGTTCGGCAACGGCGCCAACTGGGCCGTACCGATCACGGCGCTGAGCCCGACCTACCAGAACCGCACCATCGACCTGTGCCACTCCGACGATCCGGTGTGCAACCCGAGCAGCCCGTACAAGTGGCAGGCGGGATGGGCGGATCACCTGGCGCCCGGCTACATCCGCTCGGGCATGGTGGCACAGGCAGCCAGATTCGTCTCCGCGCGGATCTGA
- the rplQ gene encoding 50S ribosomal protein L17 produces MPKPTKGPRLGGSSSHQKALLANLATSLFEHGRIKTTEPKARALRPYAEKLITHAKKGQLHNRREVMKKIRDKDVVHTLFAEIAPFFADRNGGYTRIIKVENRKGDNAPMAVIELVREKTVTSEADRARRAAASQAKAEEAKVEEAKVEEADEAALAEEAPANEVEAEDAAVADAQTAEVEAEADAPAEDDTKS; encoded by the coding sequence ATGCCCAAGCCCACCAAGGGTCCTCGCCTCGGCGGGTCGTCCTCGCACCAGAAGGCGCTGCTGGCCAACCTGGCCACCTCGCTGTTCGAGCACGGCCGGATCAAGACCACCGAGCCGAAGGCGCGGGCGTTGCGTCCGTACGCCGAGAAGCTGATCACCCACGCCAAGAAGGGGCAGCTGCACAACCGCCGCGAGGTGATGAAGAAGATCCGCGACAAGGATGTGGTCCACACCTTGTTCGCCGAGATCGCGCCCTTCTTCGCCGACCGCAACGGTGGCTACACCCGGATCATCAAGGTCGAGAACCGCAAGGGCGACAACGCCCCCATGGCGGTCATCGAGCTGGTCCGGGAGAAGACCGTGACCTCCGAGGCCGACCGGGCCCGCCGCGCCGCGGCGTCGCAGGCCAAGGCCGAAGAGGCCAAGGTTGAGGAGGCCAAGGTTGAGGAGGCCGACGAGGCTGCGTTGGCCGAGGAAGCCCCGGCCAACGAGGTCGAGGCCGAGGACGCTGCAGTCGCCGACGCCCAGACCGCCGAGGTCGAGGCCGAGGCCGACGCTCCGGCTGAGGATGACACCAAGTCCTGA
- a CDS encoding DNA-directed RNA polymerase subunit alpha, which yields MLISQRPTLSEETVAENRSKFVIEPLEPGFGYTLGNSLRRTLLSSIPGAAVTSIRIDGVLHEFTTVPGVKEDVTDIILNLKGLVVSSEEDEPVTMYLRKQGPGAVTAGDIVPPAGVTVHNPDMHIATLNDKGKLEVELVVERGRGYVPAVQNKASGAEIGRIPVDSIYSPVLKVTYKVEATRVEQRTDFDKLILDVETKNSISPRDALASAGKTLVELFGLARELNVEAEGIEIGPSPAEADHIASFALPIDDLDLTVRSYNCLKREGVHTVGELVARTESDLLDIRNFGQKSIDEVKIKLHQLGLSLKDSPATFDPSEVAGYDAATGTWTSDAGYDLDDNQDYAETEQL from the coding sequence ATGCTGATCTCTCAGCGACCCACCCTGTCCGAGGAGACCGTTGCCGAGAACCGGTCCAAGTTCGTCATCGAACCGCTGGAGCCCGGATTCGGCTACACCCTCGGCAACTCGCTGCGGCGCACGCTGCTGTCGTCCATCCCCGGCGCGGCAGTCACCAGCATCCGCATTGATGGTGTGCTGCACGAGTTCACCACCGTTCCCGGGGTGAAGGAAGACGTCACCGACATCATCCTGAACCTCAAGGGCCTGGTCGTGTCCTCCGAAGAGGACGAGCCGGTCACCATGTACCTGCGTAAGCAGGGCCCGGGCGCGGTCACCGCAGGTGACATCGTCCCGCCGGCCGGTGTGACTGTGCACAACCCCGACATGCACATCGCCACCCTCAACGACAAGGGCAAGCTGGAGGTCGAGCTCGTCGTCGAGCGTGGCCGCGGCTACGTCCCCGCCGTGCAGAACAAGGCGTCGGGTGCCGAGATCGGCCGCATCCCGGTGGATTCCATCTACAGCCCCGTGCTGAAGGTCACCTACAAGGTGGAGGCCACCCGCGTCGAGCAGCGCACCGACTTCGACAAGCTGATCCTCGACGTCGAGACCAAGAACTCCATCAGCCCGCGCGACGCGCTGGCTTCGGCCGGTAAGACCCTGGTCGAACTGTTCGGTCTGGCACGGGAACTCAACGTCGAGGCCGAGGGCATCGAGATCGGCCCGTCGCCGGCCGAGGCGGACCACATCGCGTCGTTCGCCCTGCCGATCGACGACCTGGACCTCACGGTGCGGTCGTACAACTGCCTCAAGCGCGAGGGTGTGCACACGGTGGGCGAGCTCGTGGCCCGCACGGAGTCCGATCTGCTGGACATCCGCAACTTCGGTCAGAAGTCCATCGACGAAGTCAAGATCAAGCTGCACCAGCTGGGTCTTTCGCTCAAGGACAGCCCGGCCACGTTCGATCCGTCCGAGGTCGCGGGCTACGACGCCGCGACCGGCACGTGGACCAGCGACGCAGGCTACGACCTGGACGACAACCAGGACTACGCCGAAACCGAGCAGCTCTAA
- the truA gene encoding tRNA pseudouridine(38-40) synthase TruA → MTPSPEDARNVPAIDSGGGHVRLRLDIAYDGTDFAGWAVQEGQRTVAGVIDEAMSTVFRTPIVTRTAGRTDTGVHATGQVAHIDVPVDAVPHAYPRTTRPADAEFTPLVRRLSRFLPADVTVRDITRAPAGFDARFSALRRHYVYRLSTAPYGVEPQEARFVTPWSRPLDVDAMTEAARELLGLNDFAAFCRHRPGATTIRDLQRLDWVRDGVYVTAHVTADAFCWNMVRSLVGALLKVGEGRRTPDWAAHLLSETSRSSAFAAAPARGLTLVRVDYPPDDQLAARIGVTRDLRTL, encoded by the coding sequence ATGACACCAAGTCCTGAGGACGCTCGTAACGTGCCCGCCATCGACTCCGGTGGCGGGCACGTTCGTCTGCGGCTGGACATCGCCTACGACGGGACGGATTTCGCCGGCTGGGCGGTCCAGGAGGGACAGCGCACCGTCGCCGGAGTGATCGACGAGGCGATGTCGACGGTGTTCCGCACCCCGATCGTCACGCGGACCGCGGGCCGCACCGACACCGGCGTACACGCCACGGGGCAGGTCGCGCACATCGACGTTCCCGTCGACGCGGTGCCGCACGCGTATCCGCGGACCACTCGCCCCGCGGATGCCGAATTCACCCCGCTGGTGCGTCGGCTGTCGCGGTTTCTGCCCGCCGACGTCACCGTGCGCGACATCACGCGTGCGCCAGCTGGTTTCGACGCCAGGTTCTCGGCGTTGCGCAGGCACTACGTCTACCGACTGAGCACCGCACCCTACGGCGTCGAGCCGCAGGAGGCCCGGTTCGTCACCCCGTGGTCACGTCCACTGGACGTCGACGCGATGACCGAGGCCGCTCGTGAGCTGTTGGGACTCAACGACTTCGCCGCGTTCTGCCGACACCGTCCCGGCGCCACCACGATCCGTGACCTGCAGCGGCTCGACTGGGTGCGTGACGGCGTGTACGTCACGGCCCACGTGACCGCGGATGCCTTCTGCTGGAACATGGTCAGATCCCTGGTCGGTGCGCTGTTGAAGGTGGGGGAGGGGCGACGCACGCCGGACTGGGCCGCGCATCTGCTGTCCGAGACGAGCCGGTCGAGTGCGTTCGCCGCGGCGCCGGCGCGGGGGTTGACGCTCGTGCGCGTGGACTATCCGCCAGACGATCAGCTGGCTGCCAGGATCGGCGTCACCCGGGATCTGCGGACACTCTGA
- the rpsD gene encoding 30S ribosomal protein S4 — protein sequence MARYTGPATRKSRRLGVDLVGGDQSFEKRPYPPGQHGRARIKESEYRTQLQEKQKARFTYGVLEKQFRKYYEEANRQSGKTGENLLQILESRLDNVVYRAGLARTRRMARQLVSHGHFTVNGVKVNIPSYRVSQYDIIDIKEKSLNTLPFEIARANAGDRPIPSWLQVVGERQRILVHQLPERAQIDVPLAEQLIVEFYSK from the coding sequence ATGGCTCGTTACACCGGACCTGCGACGCGCAAGTCGCGTCGCCTGGGCGTCGACCTCGTCGGCGGCGACCAGTCGTTCGAAAAGCGCCCCTACCCGCCCGGCCAGCACGGTCGCGCGCGGATCAAGGAGAGCGAATACCGCACCCAGCTGCAGGAGAAGCAGAAGGCCCGCTTCACCTACGGCGTCCTGGAGAAGCAGTTCCGCAAGTACTACGAAGAGGCAAACCGCCAGTCGGGCAAGACCGGTGAGAACCTGCTGCAGATCCTGGAGAGCCGCCTCGACAACGTCGTGTACCGCGCCGGCCTGGCCCGGACCCGTCGCATGGCGCGTCAGCTGGTCAGCCACGGCCACTTCACCGTCAACGGTGTCAAGGTGAACATCCCGAGCTACCGGGTGTCGCAGTACGACATCATCGACATCAAAGAGAAGTCGCTGAACACGCTGCCCTTCGAGATCGCCCGCGCCAACGCCGGTGACCGCCCGATCCCGTCCTGGCTGCAGGTCGTGGGCGAGCGCCAGCGCATCCTGGTGCACCAGCTCCCCGAGCGCGCGCAGATCGACGTGCCGCTCGCCGAGCAGCTCATCGTCGAGTTCTACTCGAAGTAA
- a CDS encoding cutinase family protein produces the protein MAVAAVLPLTPVIVSAGLPSAQAAPCSDVEIVFARGRTEPAGVGTLGNAFVNAVRSRTDKNVSVYAVKYPADTEVDIGANDMSQHIQYMMDSCPNTRLVLGGYSLGAAVADVVLAVPFTGFGFKSPLPAGAADHIAAIALFGNGAAWVGPISNFSPVYRDRTIELCHGADPICNPADPDTWRNNWPDHLAGAYIDGGMVNQAADFVAGRL, from the coding sequence ATGGCAGTCGCCGCCGTCCTGCCGCTCACGCCCGTGATCGTGTCGGCCGGCCTGCCGAGCGCCCAGGCCGCGCCGTGCAGCGATGTCGAGATAGTGTTCGCGCGTGGCCGCACCGAACCGGCGGGCGTCGGCACGCTCGGCAACGCGTTCGTCAACGCGGTGCGATCGCGGACCGACAAGAACGTGAGTGTCTACGCCGTGAAGTACCCGGCCGACACCGAGGTCGACATCGGCGCCAACGACATGAGCCAGCACATCCAGTACATGATGGACAGCTGCCCGAACACCCGGCTCGTGCTCGGCGGGTACTCGCTGGGCGCTGCGGTCGCCGATGTCGTACTGGCCGTGCCGTTCACCGGTTTCGGGTTCAAGAGCCCGTTGCCCGCCGGGGCGGCCGACCACATCGCGGCCATCGCCCTGTTCGGGAACGGGGCGGCCTGGGTCGGCCCCATCTCCAATTTCAGCCCCGTCTACCGCGACCGGACCATCGAGCTGTGCCACGGCGCCGACCCGATCTGCAACCCCGCGGATCCCGACACCTGGCGCAACAACTGGCCCGATCACCTCGCGGGGGCCTACATCGACGGCGGAATGGTGAACCAGGCAGCGGACTTCGTGGCGGGGCGGCTCTGA
- a CDS encoding cutinase family protein: MAIDLVRRCSLLVASAALAVAGALITPVLTPSVASAADCPDIEVVFARGTNDSPGLGRIGNAFVSALRNKVGGRSVGAYAVNYPASYDFLAAANGANDASGHVQWMMENCPNTRLVLGGYSQGAAVIDVIAAVPFPAVGFNAPLPPNAPDHIAAVAVFGNPSAKLGLPLTSSPVYGSRAIDLCNPNDPVCTDGDSVPAHRAYEGPANDAANFVAGLL, translated from the coding sequence GTGGCCATTGATCTTGTTCGTCGTTGCAGCCTGCTCGTCGCATCCGCCGCGCTCGCTGTCGCGGGCGCTCTCATCACTCCGGTACTGACGCCCAGCGTGGCGTCGGCGGCCGATTGCCCCGACATCGAGGTGGTCTTCGCTCGAGGCACCAACGATTCCCCCGGGCTCGGCCGCATCGGCAACGCCTTCGTCAGCGCGCTGCGCAACAAGGTCGGCGGCCGATCGGTGGGTGCCTACGCCGTCAACTACCCGGCCAGCTACGACTTCCTCGCGGCAGCCAACGGCGCCAACGACGCCAGCGGTCACGTCCAGTGGATGATGGAGAACTGCCCCAACACGCGGCTCGTGCTCGGCGGCTACTCGCAGGGCGCCGCGGTGATCGACGTCATCGCCGCGGTTCCGTTCCCGGCGGTCGGCTTCAACGCGCCGCTGCCGCCCAACGCTCCCGACCACATCGCGGCTGTCGCGGTCTTCGGCAACCCTTCGGCGAAACTGGGCCTGCCGCTGACCTCGAGCCCGGTCTACGGCAGCAGGGCGATCGACCTGTGCAACCCCAACGATCCGGTGTGCACCGACGGCGACAGCGTGCCTGCGCACCGCGCCTACGAGGGTCCGGCCAACGACGCCGCCAACTTCGTCGCGGGACTGCTGTAG